In Streptomyces sp. NBC_00683, the DNA window GCCCCGGGCCCCCGCGCGGGCCCGGGGCCACTCCCGGAGCGTGGCCCCAGGGCCACTCACTCCCAGAGCGTGGAGGGCGCCTCGCGTCGCAGGACCGGGGCGACCTCCTCGGCGAACCGCTGCAGGGTCTCCAGCTGTTCGCCGTGCGACAGGCCGAAACCGTCCACGGTGATCGACTGCAGGTCGTGCCGGTACACCGAGTGGTAGCCGAGGACCTTGTCGATGATCTGCTGCGGGGACCCGATGAGCTGCGGCCCGTTCGCGATCGCGTCCTCGATCGTGCGGAACGGGGTGTTGTAGCCCGCCCTGCCCTCCAGGTGCGGTTTGAACGACTGGGCGACCCTGGCCTCGTAGAGCTCCTTGTAGCGTTCGACGGCCCGCTGCGAGCTGTCCGCGATCAGCAGCCCGCCCGACCCCGCCGCCACCCGCGCACCGGCCGGGTCGTGTCCGTACGCCTCGAACCGTTCCCGGTAGTGGGCGATGAGCCGGGCGTACGCCTCACGGGGCTGGATCGCGTTGGCCGTGAAGAGCGGATCGCCGTGCTTCGCCGCGAGCTCGGGGGAGTTGAGGCTGGTCGCCGAGCCGTGCCAGATGCGCGGCAGCCCGGCGTACGGACGCGGCACGGTCGTCACGTTCTTCAGGGACGGACGGAACTCGCCCTCCCAGTCGACCCCTTCCTCCGCCCACAGCCGCCGCAGCAGCTCGTACTTCTCCTTCTGCAGGTCCCACTGACGCTCCTCGTCGAGCCCGAACAGATCGAAGTGTCCGGCCTCCGCGCCCTTGCCCACGACGAGCTCGATCCGGCCGCGCGATATCTGGTCGAGCGTCGCGAAGTCCTCCGCCACCCGCACCGGATCGAGGATCGCGACGACCGTGACCCCGGTCAGCAGCCTGATGGTGCTCGTACGTGCGGCCAGCGCGCCCAGCACCACGCCGGGACTGGAGGAGAGGAACGGCCCGGCGTGCCGCTCCCCGACCGAGTAGGCGTCGAAACCGAGGCGCTCCGCGGCCGTCGCGGTCTCGATCACCTCGTGGAACCGGTCGGCGGCCGAAGGGAGTTCACCCGTCAGCGGGTGCGGCGCGTGCCCGATGAGGGAGAGTACGGAGAACTTCACGAGGACCGTTCCTTCCGTTGTGTGGAGAGGCCGGGCGTCAGACCCCGGCCAGGCCGAGGTGGCCGCGCAGGGTCAGGGCGGTGTACTCGGTGCGGAAGAGCCCGCGCCGCTGCAGGACGGGCACCAGGCCGGCGGTGATCGCGTCGAGGTCGTCGGGGAGTACGGCGGGCCGCAGCCGGAATCCGTCGGCGCCCCCTTCGCGGAACCACTCCTCGAGGAGGTCGGCCAGACCTTCCGGAGTACCCGTGAAGACCGCCGCGTCCGAGACGAACGGCTCGCCCGCGGCCTCGTCCAGCCTGGCCCGGCGCTCGTCGGCCGCCTCCTGGCCGGAGCCCAGTACGACCTCGAGGTCGGCGAAGACCCGCAGTGCCCCCGCGGGGCGTCCTGCTTCCTCCCGCAGGGCTTCGACCTCCTTGCGGATGGTGACGAGACCGGCGGTGTCCTTCGGGGTCACGAACACGACATCGGCATGGGCGGCCGCCAGCCGGTAGGGGATCGTGGCGTGCGCGAGCACCGCCAGTGGCGGCCGGCCCTGCACGGGGCGTACGGCGGTGCCCCACGCCTGTGTCGCCGCGTCCAGGAACTCGCCTGCCTGCCCGAACAGTTCGGCCAGCTCGCGGTCACCCTCGGGAGTCCCGTACAGCGCCACCAGACGCGCACGCTCGGCGGTGCTCGTCGCCGCGCGCGGCCGTACTCCCGCCCGCCCCGCACTCAGATGGTCGAGCGTCGCGATCCGCGCGGCCCACGCCTCGGGGTCACCCGTCGCGGGACCGAGCGGGACGAGCCCGATGCGGTCGGTGACGGTGGCCGCCAGTGCGAGCAGCAGGGCGGAGTCGAGCCGCCCGGGGCCGTCCTCCACGGTGATGAAGTCCAGCAGCCCCGCCTCTGCACCGCGCACCAGTGAGGCATACGCCTCGGGCGTGAACTGCCGTGCGGGTGCGGCGGGATGGGACCCGGCACCGT includes these proteins:
- a CDS encoding LLM class flavin-dependent oxidoreductase; translated protein: MKFSVLSLIGHAPHPLTGELPSAADRFHEVIETATAAERLGFDAYSVGERHAGPFLSSSPGVVLGALAARTSTIRLLTGVTVVAILDPVRVAEDFATLDQISRGRIELVVGKGAEAGHFDLFGLDEERQWDLQKEKYELLRRLWAEEGVDWEGEFRPSLKNVTTVPRPYAGLPRIWHGSATSLNSPELAAKHGDPLFTANAIQPREAYARLIAHYRERFEAYGHDPAGARVAAGSGGLLIADSSQRAVERYKELYEARVAQSFKPHLEGRAGYNTPFRTIEDAIANGPQLIGSPQQIIDKVLGYHSVYRHDLQSITVDGFGLSHGEQLETLQRFAEEVAPVLRREAPSTLWE
- a CDS encoding LLM class flavin-dependent oxidoreductase, which translates into the protein MTAHEGFRLSVALNGAGSHPAAPARQFTPEAYASLVRGAEAGLLDFITVEDGPGRLDSALLLALAATVTDRIGLVPLGPATGDPEAWAARIATLDHLSAGRAGVRPRAATSTAERARLVALYGTPEGDRELAELFGQAGEFLDAATQAWGTAVRPVQGRPPLAVLAHATIPYRLAAAHADVVFVTPKDTAGLVTIRKEVEALREEAGRPAGALRVFADLEVVLGSGQEAADERRARLDEAAGEPFVSDAAVFTGTPEGLADLLEEWFREGGADGFRLRPAVLPDDLDAITAGLVPVLQRRGLFRTEYTALTLRGHLGLAGV